TTCTGGACGGAGGAGGAGATCGAGCGAGCCATCGACCTGCGCGTGAACGCCGCCGTGGACACCGTGCTCGCCTTCGGGCGCACGCGCGGCGTGACCGACCTCCGCACCGCCGCCTACGCCCTCGCCCTCGGAAGGCTGCACGAGGCGAGCGTGATGCGGGGGGTGTATCCGTGAGAGGGGTTAGGGATGAGGGGTGAGGGGTTAGGGCCAACCCTCGTCCTCTATGTCTTCCTAACGCCTAACCCCTAACCCCTTTCCCCTGACTGGAGACCCCATGACCGCCACCCAGGACCCCCACTCCCAAACCACCCCACCCTCGAAGCTCGGCGGGCACGCCATCCCGAGTTACCTCGATCCCAACAACATCGGCCCCTACGAGATTTATCTGGAGCAGGTGGAGCGGGTCACGCCGTACCTCGGCAAGCTCGCCTACTGGGTCGAGACCCTCAAGCGGCCCAAGCGTATTCTCGTGGTGGACGTGCCCATCCACCTCGACGACGGGACCGTGGCTCACTTCGAGGGCTACCGGGTCCAGCACAACACCTCGCGCGGCCCGGCGAAGGGGGGCGTGCGCTTTCACCAGGACGTGACGCTCAGTGAGGTGATGGCGCTCTCCGCGTGGATGACGATCAAGAACGCCGCCGTCAACCTGCCCTACGGCGGGGGCAAGGGCGGCATCCGCATCGACCCGCGCAAGTATTCGACGGGCGAGCTGGAGCGGCTGACCCGGCGTTACACGACCGAGATCGGGCTGGTCATCGGGCCGGACAAGGACATCCCCGCGCCCGACGTGAACACCAACCCGCAGACGATGGCGTGGATGATGGACACCTACTCCATGAACGTGGGCCGCACGGCGACGGGCGTGGTGACGGGCAAACCCGTGTCCCTCGGCGGCTCGCTCGGGCGTAGCGACGCCACCGGGCGCGGCGTGTTCGTGACAGGAGCGGAGGCCCTCGCCAAGCTGGGGCTGCCGCTGGAGGGTGCCCGAATCGCCGTGCAGGGCTTCGGCAACGTGGGCAACGCCGCCGCACGCATCTTCCACGACGCGGGAGCGAAGGTCGTCGCCATTCAGGACGTGACGGGCACGGTGTACAGCGAGGGCGGAATCAACCCGTACACCGCCGCCGCCCACCTGTCGCGCACGGGCAAGATCACCGACCTGCCGGACACCGAGGAGCTGACGCGCGAGGAGTTCTGGGGGGTGGACTGCGACGTTCTGATCCCCGCCGCGCTGGAAAAGCAGATCACGGAGGAGAACGCGGGCCGGATCAAGGCCCGGCTCATCGTGGAGGGTGCCAACGGCCCGACCACCCCCGCCGCCGACGACCTCCTGGGGGAACGCGGCGTGACCGTCGTGCCCGACGTGCTCGCCAACGCGGGCGGCGTGACGGTCTCGTACTTCGAGTGGGTGCAGGACTTCTCGTCGTTCTTCTGGACGGAAGACGAGATCAACGCCCGGCTCGACCGCATCATGCGCGAGGCGTTCCTGGGCCTGTGGGACGTGAAGGAGCGCCACGGCGTCACCCTGCGGACGGCGGCCTACATCGTGGCGTGTACGCGGGTGCTGGAGGCGCGGGCTTTGCGGGGGCTGTACCCGTAAGTCGCCAGTCACCAGGGACCAGTCACCAGAAAGAGCAGGGGCCTCAGCAGATGCCGGGGCTTCTTCTCATCTTTGGCTGGCGACTGGCGACTGGCACCTGGCGACTCCCCCTACAATGCCCCCCATGTCCGATCTTCTGAGCGCCTGGCGTCCGGCCCCGGCGGGATTCAAGCACGTGGTCAGCGTGTCGCTGGGGGGAAGCAAGCGGGACGCCCGCGAGGAGGTCAATCTGCTCGGTCAGCCGTTTGTGCTCGAACGCCTCGGCACGGACGGGGACGTGGGGAAGGCGGCGGCGCTCTTCCAGCAACTCGACGGGCGGGTGGACGCCTTCGGGCTGGGGGGGGCGGACCTCTCCGTGATCGCGGACGGGAGGCGCTACACCTTCTCCAATGTCCGCAAGCTCGTCTCGCACGCCAAGATCACGCCCGTCCTCGACGGCAGCGGCCTGAAAAACACGCTGGAGCGCGACGCCATCGCGCAACTCGATCCCCTCCTGGGCTGGCGCACGCGGCGGGTGCTGATGGTCTCGGCGGTGGACCGCTTCGGGATGGCGGAGGCGCTGGCGGAGCACGGGGCGGACGTGGTGTACGGCGACCTCGTGTTCGGGTTGAATGTGAACTTGCCGCTGCGGTCCATCTCGTCGCTGCGGCGGGTGGCGCGGCTGGCCCTGCCCGCCCTCACGAAGCTGCCGCAGGACTGGTTCTACCCCACGGGCGAGCGGCAGAACAGCAGCGTGGAGGGCCAGGGCACCCGCCTCTACGCCTGGGCCGATGTCGTGGCGGGCGACACCCACTACGCCAAACGCTACGCGCCGCGCGACCTCTCGGGCAAGACCATCCTCACCCAGACGATCACCGAGGCCGACCGCGTGTGGATGCGTGAGCGCGGCGTCGCCCGCCTCATCACCACCACGCCCCGCATCGGCAGCCGCAACTTCGCCACCAACGTGCTGGAGGCGTTCTTCGTGGCCCTGAGTGGTCGGCGCGAGGCGTTGACGGAGGCCGAGTACCTGCGCTACGTCCGCGAGGTCGGGTTCAGGCCGGAGATCAGCGAGTTGCGGGACTGAATCTCAGCGCCGGGCGGCGAGGTGGTAGGGGCGGTTGAGGCGCAGTTCCAGCCGGGAGAAGAGGCGGGCGGCCACGTTCGACAGGAGGAAGTAGATGATGCCGACCGCGAGGTAGAGGGGAAAGGGCTGGAAGGTGATGGAGACCAGACCGCGTGTGGTGAGCAGAAGTTCACTGACCGTGACCACGCTCGCCAGGCTGGAATCCTTGAGGAGGCCGATGAACTGGTTGCCGAGCGCGGGCACGGCGATGCGCGCGGCCTGCGGAACGAGAACGAGCCGCAATACCTGAAGGGGCTTGAGGCCCAGGGCGCGGGCGGCCTCCGTCTGGCCCCGGTCCACGGCGTTCAGGCTCCCCCGGATGATCTCGGCGGCGTAGGCCCCGGCAAAAAGACTCAGGCCGATCACTGCCGTCTGGAAGGCGGGAAAGCGCAGTTGCGGGATAAGCGGCGGCAGGGCGAAGAAGAGGAAGAAGAGCTGCACGAGCAGGGGCGTGCCGCGAAAGGTCTCGATATAGACGCCCGCGAGCGCCCGCAGCGGCCACAGCCGCGACATGCGGCCCAGCGCCCCGAGAAAGCCCAGCGCGAGGCCGAACACGCTGGCGAGCAGGGTCAGCGCGAGGGTGATCTGGGTGCCGCGCCACAGGGCACGCAGGACATCGGGGGTGAAGACATCGAACACGGTGGGGCCTCCTCACGACACAAGACGCGGGCCACACGGCCTTCTTCCCCGTGCGGCCCGGCGAGAACAGCTTGGCTCAGCGGCCCGGCGTGGTCACGTCGGCCCCCAGGTACTTCAGGCTGATGGTCCGCAGGGTGCCGTCCACCCGCATCGCGTTCAGGGCACGCTCCACGGCGGCCTTGAGCTGGGGCTGGTTCTTGCCCAGGGTGATGTAGGGGTTGTCCTGCTGGAGGACCGGACCCGCCGCCTTGAGCTTCTGCCCGTTCTTGATGGCGACGTTGCCCACCGTCCGCGTGGTGATCATGCCCCCGGCGCGGCCCGTGCCGAGCGCGAGGAAAATCTCCGGCTCGCCGCTGTAGGTGACGACGTTGGGATACTTGCGGTCGCGCAGGAACTTCTCGAACACCGTGCCCTGGGGAACGGCCACGGGCGCGCCCTGCAAGGTGTTCAGGTTGGTCGCCGCCGAGGTCGCGGGCACGAAGAGCTGGAAGCCGTCGTAGTAGTAGGGGCGGCTCAGGAAGTCCACGGCCCGCTCGCGCTCGGGGGTCTTGCTCTGCGAGGCGACCGCCATATCGAACTGCCCGGCCTGCAGCCCGGCGATGATCGAGGGGAACTCCGCCTTGATGACGCTGACGCGCACGCCCAGGCGGCGTCCGATCTCGCGGGCCACGTCCACGTCGAAGCCGGTCAGCGAGCCGTCGGGGGCGGGCTGCGAGAAGGGCGGGTACTCGCCGCTCATCACGACGCGCAGTTCGCCGCGCTGCTTGATGTCGGCGAGGTCGGCCTGCGCCACCGACGCGGCGGACAGGGCGAGGGCGGCGAGGAGGGTGGTGCGGGGCAGCATTCGGGATCGGGTCATGGTGAGGCTCCTGTCGTGAGGGGTGGGAAGTGGGGGTGCGGGGGCGACCCTAGCGTCTTCACGCCGGGAAGGGCGCAGAGACTTCCTTGAGGTTGGGAGGCCTGGGGCGTCGCCCCTCCCCTTGCATGAGGCTCCCATCACACCGTATGGCCCGCCCCCCGTGCGGTCCGCACCCTTCCGTACAGTTGTGAAAAACCCAACTCATCCTTAATCGCAGAACAGCACGCCTTTTTCTCTCTCCGTCACCCGGCCCCACCCGGCGGCGGCACGAACTCGAAGACGTGCCCCTCGGGGTCGCGCACGGCCAGCCCGCGCCCCGTCTCCACGAAGGGCAGCCCCTCGGCGCGGACGAGGGCGAGGACGGCGTTCACGTCGGCGTAGAGGCGGATGAGGGCATGGTCGCCGCCGAACATGTCCGCGAGGCCGACCTGGGGGTCCCAGGCGTACAGCCAGCGCCGGGGAGTGCCGTTGCCGTCGGGTTCGGGAGCGGGGCCGAGGGTGAACTGGGCGAAGTCACGGTCCGGCTGCTCTTTGGCGAACGCGAGGCCGTAGGCGCGGGGCAGCCGCTCTCTCATCGCCGCGTAGTCCCCGAAGGCGAGCGCCACCTCGCGCAGGCCCATCACGGGCAGGGCGTGGGGCGGGCGGGCGACCGGGGCCGGGGGGAAGTGGGGCTGCCGCTCGTCCGAGAGGTCGGTGCCCCGCAGTTCCAGCCCGTGCCCGAAGGGGTCGAAGAAGTACACGGTGGGGTCGGGCCGCTCCGGGGTGCCGAGGTCGATCTCGGTCCAGCCTATGCCGTGTTCATCCAGAACTGCCTTGCCCCGCTCAAGGTCCTCGGGCCGGACCTGCCAGGCGTAGTGCAGGTGCGAGGCCCCGCGTGCGCGCAGGGGGGCGAGGGCGGGGTCGTTCGCCCGCCGCGTGACCGGTTTCCAGAGGGTGAGGGTCTGCGAGGCGTTGACCTCGAACTCCGCGACGCCGCCCTCCTCGTCGTGGTGAAGGAGAGTCAGGCCGAGCACCTGCGAGTAGAAGCGGACGCCACGGGGCAGGTGGTTGACCTCCAACGTGAGGCCCGCGAGGTCGAGGATGGGCGAGGGCATGGGGCAGGGTAAGGGGTGCGGGACGGGGGACGCCTTGAGCGAGGGCCAAGGTGTGAGGAGCGCGGGGGTTGGGGCGGCTGGGGAACGGGAGACCCGAGGCTGATTCGGGGAGCATTTCGCCGCCAGGAGCGTTTCACGATGTTCCGTGGGAAGGTCGCCTGACCCGTTCACACCCGAGGGGGAGGGCCGCCTTTGATCCCCACCGCGAGAGGCGGCTTTCATTAAGAAAAGTCCGCCGATGGGACCTTGCAACCCCGTCCGAAGGCTGTAAGACCCGCCCGCCTACTGTAGTGAGGTGACTGCGCCCTTCACCCCCCGGATCACGGACCTCACCCCTGGGCCGGACGCGCGGACCTCCGCCGCGCAGGCCGTGCTGACGCTCACCCGCGTCGCGCTGGCCGCGCCGGACCTCCTCGCGGGCATCAGCCCGACGCTCGAACACCTCGTCGGGGCCACGGCGGCGGTGGGGGCCGCCTACCTCGAATGGGACGGGAAGGGCAGCTACCGCGTGCGCGCGGCGTGGGGCGAGGTGCCCCCGAGGCTGAGCGCCCCGCAGGGCCTGGGAGCCGACACGCCCCTCCTGCGTGCCCTGGCGGAGAGCGCCCGACCCCTCCTCTACGACGGCACTGGGGGGGCAGAGGTCCTGCCCGGCCTCGGTGTGACCAGTCTGGCGGCGACGCCCGTCCGGGTGGGGGACGGACCGCTACTCGGCGCGCTCGTGATGTACACCGGGGAGGCCCACGTCTGGGACTCCGAGGAGGCCGCGCTCCTGAGCATGGTGTCGGGCACGCTCGCGCCGCTGACGGCCCGCCTCGTCGCCGAGGAGCAGACGCAGGCAGCCCGCGAGGCGGCGCTAAGGGCGCTGGGGCAGATGCTGGAGGCCTGGGACGGCGAGTCGCACGGCCACACTGACCGGGCCGCCCACCTCGCCACCCGCCTCGCCGAGCGACTGGACCTCCCCCCGGCCCGGCGTCAGGCCCTGCGCTGGGGCGCGTACCTGCACGACCTCGGCAAAGTCACCCTGCTGGGCGCGGAGTTGCCCCGGCTGGAAGGCCCCGGCGAGGGCGACGGGTTAGCCCACCTCCTCGGCCTCCTGCCCCCGGCGGCCCGGTCGGTCCTCACCGACCGCTTCGAGCACTGGGGCGGCGGCGGCTACCCCTCGGGCAAGGCGGGGACGGGGATCAGCCTGGAGGCCCGCCTCTTCGCCCTGTGCGACACCTACGACGCCCTGACTCACCCGCGCCCCTGCGACGTGGCCTGGGAGCCGGAGGAGGCCCTCGCCGAGTTGCGCGCCCGCGCGGGCCGGGAGTTCGACCCGGAGCTGGTGGCCCTGCTCGCGCGGGTGGTGGCGGAGACTGGGGCGGCGGAGGTCGTTGCGAAGTAAGCACCCTTCGGGCAGGTCAACGTGATCGGGGACTGGGCGAGGGCAAGCTCCTTCTCGAACTCCCTGCATGCTCAACCCAGACGCGACGCCCGGAGACTCAGCGGCTCTCCGGGCATCATCCTGTTCTTGTACCGAACTCAAGGCCCACGCCCTTTCACGCTTTGTCCCTGTTTCTCTCGGCATCTCGCGAGGATGAGGAGGCAAGACGAGCGCCGACCCCCTCCTCCGCGCGACTTGTTTAGAGAGTCCCGTCCTCCCGAACGCCCCCGGCCCTACGCTGGCGATCAGCATCCCCACTCAGGAGGTTTTCCCCGTGCAACTGACCGAGCGAGAGCGTGACAAGCTGCTGATCTTCACCGCCGCCGAGGTCGCGCGGCGCAGGCGGGCGCGCGGGTTGAAGCTCAACCACCCGGAGGCCGTGGCCCTCATCACCGCCGAGGTGCTGGAGGGCATCCGCGACGGGCAGCGGGTGGAGGCGCTGATGAGTTATGGGGCGACCATCCTGGGCCGGGGCGACGTGATGGACGGCGTGCCCGAGATGATCCACGATATTCAGGTCGAGGGCACCTTCCCGGACGGCACAAAGCTCGTGACCATCCACGACCCCATCCGGTGAGCGGCGTGATTCCCGGCGAGGTCATCGTGGAGGAGGGCGAAATCATGCTGAACGAGGGGCGTCCCACGCGAGCGGTGCGGGTGGTGAACGCGGCGGACCGCCCCATCCAGGTGGGGAGTCACTTCCACTTCTTCGAGGTCAACCGGGCGCTGCGCTTCGACCGTGCGGGGGCCTACGGCTGCCGCCTCGACATTCCGGCGGGGACAGCGGTGCGCTTCGAGCCGGGTGAGGAGCGAGAGGTGACGCTCGTGCCGCTGGGCGGGGAGCGCGTCGTCTTCGGGATGAACGGGCTGGTGGACGGGCCGCTGGACGGGGAGGGAGTGCGGGAGGCGGCGATGGACCGTGCCCGCGAGCGCGGATTCGTGAACGATGAGTCGCAGGGTCAGCCGTGAGGTCCGTATGGTGAGGGTCTCGCGCCGTCAGTACGCCGACCTGTACGGCCCCACGGTGGGCGACCGGGTGCGGCTGGGCGATACCAACCTCCTGATTGAGATCGAGAGGGACCACACGACCTACGGCGAGGAGGTGAAGTTCGGCGGCGGCAAGGTCATCCGCGACGGGCTGGGGCAGAGCAGCACGGCCACGCGGGGGGACGAGGGCGTGCCCGACCTCGTGATCACGAACGCAGTCATCCTCGACCACTGGGGCGTCGTGAAGGCCGACGTGGGCGTGAAGAACGGGCGAATCACCGCCATCGGCAAGGCGGGCAATCCGGGCACGCAGGACGGGGTGACGCCGGGCCTCACCATCGGGGCGAGCACCGAGATCGTGGCGGGCGAGGGGCACATCCTCACGGCGGGCGGGGTGGACACGCACATCCACTTCATCGCACCGCAGCAATGTTGGACGGCGCTGGAGTCGGGCGTCACCACCATGATCGGCGGGGGCACCGGGCCGACGGCGGGCACTTCCGCCACGACCTGCACGCCGGGCGCGTGGCACATCCACCGGATGCTGGAGGCGCTGGACGGGCTGCCGCTCAACTTCGGCCTGCTGGGCAAGGGGAACGCGAGCACGAGGCCGCCGCTGGCCGAGCAGATTCGCGCGGGGGCGCTGGGCCTCAAGCTCCACGAGGACTGGGGCACGACGCCGAGTGCGATTGACGCGGCGCTGGGCGTGGCGGACGAGTACGACGTGCAGGTCGCCATCCACACGGACACGCTGAACGAATCGGGCTTCGTGGAAGATTCCATCGCGGCCTTCGCGGGGCGGACGATTCACACCTTCCACACCGAGGGGGCGGGGGGCGGGCACGCGCCGGACATCATCCGGGTGGCGGGGCTGCCGAACGTGCTGCCGTCATCCACCAACCCCACCATGCCCTTCACGGTGAACACTCTCCACGAACACCTCGACATGCTGATGGTGTGCCACCACCTCTCGCCGCGCATTCCCGAGGACGTGGCCTTCGCCGAAAGCCGCATCCGCCCCGAGACCATCGCCGCCGAGGACGTGCTGCACGACCTGGGCGTCTTCTCCATGATGAGCAGCGATTCGCAGGCGATGGGCCGGGTGGGCGAGGTCATCACGCGCACGTGGCAGACGGCCCACAAGATGAAGGCGCAACGGGGGGCTTTGAACATCCCCAGTCTGGGCGAGGACGGGCGGGCCGACAATCTGCGCGCCCGGCGCTTCGTCGCCAAGTACACGCTCAACCCGGCGGTCGCGCACGGCATCGCCCACGAGGTCGGCAGCGTGGAGCCTGGCAAGCTCGCAGACCTCGTGCTGTGGCGGCCCGCCTTCTTCGGGGCAAAACCGGCGATGGTCCTCAAGGGCGGCCTCGTCGTCGCCGCGCAGATGGGGGACGCGAACGCGAGCATCCCCACGCCCCAGCCCGTCTACCCGCGCCCGATGTTCGCCGCGCATGGGCGGGCGCTCGCCTCCACCTGCCTGCATTTCGTGTCGGCGGTCAGCTTGGAGGAGGGCAACCTCCCGACCGTCGGACGCCGCTACGCCGCCGTGCGGAATACACGGAGCATCGGCAAGGCGGACATGGTGCTGAACGCCGAGACGCCCGAGATCGACGTGAACCCGGAGACCTACGAAGTGAGGGTGAACGGCGAGATCATGACCTGCGAGCCGCTGGACGAGTTGCCGCTGGCGCAGCGGTATTTCCTGTTTTGAGCGGTCAGCCGTCAGCTCTCAGCCGTCAGCCTTTCCACCGGACGGAAGCGGGGCGCTGATGCACGAGATGTCGGTGGCCCTCGCCCTCATCGACGTGGCCTGCGAGGTGCTGCGGGAGCATGGGGCAGCGCGGGCCTCATCCCTCACCGTACGGGTCGGGCAGTGGTCGAGTGTGGTGCCGGAGGCATTGCAGGCGGCTTTCCCGGCGAGCAGCGCGGGGACGCCGTTAGCGGGGGCGCGGCTGCACATCGAACCCGTGCCGGGCGTGGGCGAATGTCCCAAGCACGGCCCGGTCCACCTCGACCTCACGCTCGGCCTGCGCTGTCCCCTCTGCGGTGCCCCGACGCCGACGCTGCTTCAGGGCGACGAACTGGAGTTGGACGCGCTGGAGGTGGAGTGAGGACGGGCTTATTTGCTCCCATCTTGACTTCTGCGGGCACTTCGCCTAAACTCCTTCCTCGCGCCTGACACCGCCCCACCGGGCGGGCTGCACCCCCGGACGGCCCCATCGTCTAGCGGTCAGGACAGCGCCCTCTCAAGGCGCAGACACGGGTTCAAGTCCCGTTGGGGTCACCACCAGCCGCCGCTTTCCGTAACAGGGGGCGGCGTTTTTCGTGCGCTCGGATAGGCTGCTCCCCATGAGCCTGCCACCGGCCCTGGCCGAACTCGTCGCCTCCTTCGAGCCGCTCTCGACCGTTCGCCGCGACTTCCGGGACGCGGTGACGCTGCACACGCCGGGCGTGAACGTCCTCGCCCTGAACGCGACGTTCCTGCCGGACGCGAACCCGGACCGCCTCCCCCTCGTCCGCGCCTGGCACCACGCGCAGGAGATGCCCGCACTCGTGGCGAGCGTGGAGGTGCCCACCGGGGAGGAGGTCGCGGCGGTGCGAGTCGGCACCTACCACCCTGTCCCAGACGCGGGCGTGTTGCGGGTGGAGCAGGTCAGCCGTCTTCATCTGCCCACATGGGCGGCGGTGCTGGCGGAGGCGCACGGGACGCCGGAGTGGGCCGGGCCGCTCTCGCGCCACCTCGCCCCCCGGCTGGAGGGGGACCGGGACACGGCGCTCCTGCTCGCCTATGCGGGGTCAGAGGAGGTCGGTGCCCTGCTGTGGCGGGCCGGGCCGGACGGCGGGGGCACCGCTCACCTGTGGGGCACCCTCGACCCCGCCGCCGACGCTCCCCTCCTGAACACGGCCCACGCCCTCGGCGGCGGCCTGCGGGCCAGCCTGCCGGACTCCAGCCCCCTGAGCGTCCACGACGAGACGGTGGTGACGTTCGGCCTGCTGGACGGGAGGGGCGGGCAGGCGTGATCCTGCGGGGGTGACGAAACCCTCGCCCTGCTCCCTCCTCCTGACGGGACCCACCCCGGTGCCTGCCCTCCTTTCCTCCCGACCCGGCCTCACGCGGCGGGCGCACGGGGCGGGGCGGCGGGTGTGAATCCGCCCTTCGTGCGCGACCGGGCCACCTGGACCGTCTACCTGATGCTGGGGTACTACGGCTTCGTGCTGAACGCCCTGGGGCCGCTGCTGCCCCTGTTGCGCCGGGACCTGGGGCTGACCTACGCACAGGCCAGCCTGCACACCAGCGCCTTCGCGGTGGGCCTGCTCGTCGCCAGCGTGACCGCCGACGGGCTGGGGCGGCGCTTCGGGGCCGGGGCCGTGCTGTGGGGCGGGGTCGCCGGGATGGGGGCGGGCGGAGTGCTGCTCGCCGCCGCGCCGAGCTTCCCGGTGAGCCTGCTGGGGGCGCTGGTGATGGGCACGCTGGGTTCGCTGGCGCTGGTGCAGATTTCGGCGGTCCTGGCCCGGCGACACGGCGAGGGGCGGGGGCGGGCGTTCGCGGAGGCCAACGCGGTGTCGAGCGTATGCGGCGTCCTCGCCCCCCTCGCCCTCGGCGGGGCCGTGGCCGCCGGGCTGGGCTGGCCGGTCGTGTTGTGGGTCGCGGCGGCGGTGCCGGGGCTGCTCGCCCTCGGCTTCGCGCGGGTGCGGTTCGGTCGCCCCGCCCACCCCAGCACCGGGCCGGAGTCCGACCCCGGCAGGGCGCTGCCGTCCCGGTACTGGCGCTACTGGGGCGTGATGGTGCTCGGGGTGGCGGTGGAGTTCGGCGTGGGGTTCTGGGCCGCCGACTTCCTCACCACCGCCGGGGGGCTGGACCGGGCGACGGCAGTCACCGCCGTGAGCGCCTTCCTGCTGGCGATGCTGCTGGGCCGGGCGTCGGGCGGCTTCCTCCTGTCCCGCTTCCCCGCCGGGCGGGTGGTGGCCGTCTCGCTGGCCGTCGCGCTCGTCGGCTTCCTGGCCTACTGGCAGTTCGGGAGCCTGCCTGCGCGCCTCCTGGGGCTGTTCGTCACGGGCCTGGGGGTGGCGAACCTCTACCCGGCCCTCCTCGCCCTCGCAGTGAGCACGGCACCGGGCCGTGAGGACGTGGCGAGCGCGCGGGCGGCGCTGGCCTCCGGCCTCGCCATGCTCCTCGCCCCCTTCGCCCTCGGTGCCCTGGCCGACGCCTCCTCCCTCCTCCTCGCCCAGAGCGTCATCCCCACGCTCCTCGTCCTCGCGGGTGCCGCCCTGTGGTGGGCCGAACGCGGGTCAGAGGCAGCCACGCTGGCACGTCCGTCCTCATGAGGACCCGGCGTGGGTGTAAGAAAAATCGGCTTTCCGGCCCGCAACTGCCGACGATCTTATGTGAGGAATGAATCCCGTGAGAGGCCTTCCTTGCGCCCTCGCCTCCCCAAACGGTGAAAAGGGCCGCTCAGCGTACCCGAACCTCTTAAAACCAGGTTTGTGAGATATGAGAAACCAAAGCTCACGCTCAACGAATCTTTATCCGGCCTAATGGCCCCCATGCCTCTCCTGAGCCGTTCCCTCCTCCTCGGTGCCCTGCTGACCCTCGCCGCCTGCGGTTCCACACCGACCACGACGGCGACGAGCGACGACGTTCTAGCGGCGACAGAGACGCTGGATTCTCTTGCCAGCGCCGGAACGCTGACGGTCGGGCAGACGCGGCAGCTCAGCGTCACGGTGAATGGGGCAGCGCCGAGCGCCGGGCAGGTCACGTGGACGAGCAGCAACACCACGGTGGCGACGGTCAGCTCCACGGGCCTCGTGACGGCAAGGGCGGCAGGGAGCGCCACCCTCCGCGCCGCGCTGACGGCCCGGCCCAGCTCGTACGTCGACTTCTCGCTGACGGTCACGGCGGCGACCACGCCCACGACGCCCACGACGCCCACGACGCCAAGTGCCTTCGCCCAGCGCGTCCTCGACCTCACGAACGCGGCCCGCGCGCAGGCCCGCACCTGCGGCACCGCGAGCTACCCCGCCGTGGCCGCGCTGACCTCCAACGCCCAGCTCGCGCAGGCGGCGCAGGGCCACGCCTCGGACATGGCCGCCAGGAACTACTTCAGCCACACCAGCCAGGATGGCCGCACGTTGAGCCAGCGCGTCACCGCCACGGGCTACGCCTGGCGGGCCATCGCCGAGAACATCGCCGCCGGGCAGACCACCCCGGAGTCGGTCGTGGCCGGGTGGCTGACGAGCGAGGGCCACTGCCGCAACATCATGAGCGCGAGCTACAAGGAACTCGGCGTCGGCTACGCGACGGGCGGCTCCTACGGGCATTACTGGGTCCAGAACTTCGGATCGCGTTAGGAGACGAGCGCGGGCGGTGGAGGGGACAGGGCCTTCCGCCGCTCGCCTTGTTGGGGCATGACAC
Above is a genomic segment from Deinococcus sp. YIM 134068 containing:
- the ureC gene encoding urease subunit alpha; this encodes MVRVSRRQYADLYGPTVGDRVRLGDTNLLIEIERDHTTYGEEVKFGGGKVIRDGLGQSSTATRGDEGVPDLVITNAVILDHWGVVKADVGVKNGRITAIGKAGNPGTQDGVTPGLTIGASTEIVAGEGHILTAGGVDTHIHFIAPQQCWTALESGVTTMIGGGTGPTAGTSATTCTPGAWHIHRMLEALDGLPLNFGLLGKGNASTRPPLAEQIRAGALGLKLHEDWGTTPSAIDAALGVADEYDVQVAIHTDTLNESGFVEDSIAAFAGRTIHTFHTEGAGGGHAPDIIRVAGLPNVLPSSTNPTMPFTVNTLHEHLDMLMVCHHLSPRIPEDVAFAESRIRPETIAAEDVLHDLGVFSMMSSDSQAMGRVGEVITRTWQTAHKMKAQRGALNIPSLGEDGRADNLRARRFVAKYTLNPAVAHGIAHEVGSVEPGKLADLVLWRPAFFGAKPAMVLKGGLVVAAQMGDANASIPTPQPVYPRPMFAAHGRALASTCLHFVSAVSLEEGNLPTVGRRYAAVRNTRSIGKADMVLNAETPEIDVNPETYEVRVNGEIMTCEPLDELPLAQRYFLF
- a CDS encoding hydrogenase maturation nickel metallochaperone HypA/HybF encodes the protein MHEMSVALALIDVACEVLREHGAARASSLTVRVGQWSSVVPEALQAAFPASSAGTPLAGARLHIEPVPGVGECPKHGPVHLDLTLGLRCPLCGAPTPTLLQGDELELDALEVE
- a CDS encoding MFS transporter, with amino-acid sequence MNPPFVRDRATWTVYLMLGYYGFVLNALGPLLPLLRRDLGLTYAQASLHTSAFAVGLLVASVTADGLGRRFGAGAVLWGGVAGMGAGGVLLAAAPSFPVSLLGALVMGTLGSLALVQISAVLARRHGEGRGRAFAEANAVSSVCGVLAPLALGGAVAAGLGWPVVLWVAAAVPGLLALGFARVRFGRPAHPSTGPESDPGRALPSRYWRYWGVMVLGVAVEFGVGFWAADFLTTAGGLDRATAVTAVSAFLLAMLLGRASGGFLLSRFPAGRVVAVSLAVALVGFLAYWQFGSLPARLLGLFVTGLGVANLYPALLALAVSTAPGREDVASARAALASGLAMLLAPFALGALADASSLLLAQSVIPTLLVLAGAALWWAERGSEAATLARPSS
- a CDS encoding CAP domain-containing protein; protein product: MPLLSRSLLLGALLTLAACGSTPTTTATSDDVLAATETLDSLASAGTLTVGQTRQLSVTVNGAAPSAGQVTWTSSNTTVATVSSTGLVTARAAGSATLRAALTARPSSYVDFSLTVTAATTPTTPTTPTTPSAFAQRVLDLTNAARAQARTCGTASYPAVAALTSNAQLAQAAQGHASDMAARNYFSHTSQDGRTLSQRVTATGYAWRAIAENIAAGQTTPESVVAGWLTSEGHCRNIMSASYKELGVGYATGGSYGHYWVQNFGSR